From a single Acidobacteriota bacterium genomic region:
- a CDS encoding 4Fe-4S cluster-binding domain-containing protein — MEQTATAEPTAGSRSFRVRYVTTLDRLEQLSDDERRRLAPVAERYAFRLNDYYAGLIDWSDPEDPIRRLVVPDERELADYGALDASDEEANTVARGVQHKYADTALLLCNEVCGAYCRYCFRKRLFMNDNDEATNDVADGVAYIAAHPEITNVLLTGGDPLLMSTRRLAEIIGQLALIDHVRIIRIGSKMPAFDPWRLRRDAELQALLRKHSRGPRRIYLMAHFDHPRELTGEALAELQAFADCGVTMVNQCPLIRGINDDAEVLGELYNRLSWAGCPPYYLFQGRPTAGNAPYEVPLVEGWRIFQAALRHGSGLARRARYVMSHATGKIEVSLVTDDSIYLRYHQAKDPTNLGRVMHARRDDRAAWMDELDYRFQPLV; from the coding sequence ATGGAGCAGACAGCGACCGCCGAGCCCACCGCCGGAAGCAGGAGCTTCCGCGTCCGGTACGTCACGACGCTGGACCGGCTGGAGCAGCTGAGCGACGACGAGCGGCGCCGTCTGGCGCCGGTCGCCGAACGCTACGCCTTCCGGCTCAACGACTACTACGCCGGCCTCATCGACTGGTCGGACCCCGAGGATCCGATTCGCCGCCTGGTCGTGCCCGACGAGCGGGAGCTCGCCGACTACGGCGCGCTCGATGCGAGCGACGAGGAGGCGAACACGGTCGCCCGCGGCGTGCAGCACAAGTACGCAGACACCGCGCTGCTGCTGTGCAACGAGGTCTGCGGCGCCTACTGCCGCTACTGCTTCCGCAAGCGGCTGTTCATGAACGACAACGACGAGGCGACCAACGACGTCGCCGACGGCGTCGCCTACATCGCCGCGCATCCCGAGATCACCAACGTCCTGCTCACCGGCGGCGACCCGCTGCTGATGAGCACCCGACGCCTGGCCGAGATCATCGGCCAGCTGGCGCTGATCGACCACGTCCGGATCATCCGCATCGGATCGAAGATGCCGGCGTTCGATCCGTGGCGGCTGCGCCGTGACGCCGAGCTGCAGGCGCTGCTGCGCAAGCACTCGCGCGGACCCCGGCGCATCTACCTGATGGCGCACTTCGACCACCCGCGCGAGCTCACCGGCGAGGCGCTCGCCGAGCTGCAGGCCTTCGCCGACTGCGGCGTGACGATGGTGAACCAGTGCCCGCTCATCCGCGGCATCAACGACGACGCCGAGGTGCTCGGCGAGCTGTACAACCGCCTGAGCTGGGCCGGATGCCCTCCCTACTACCTGTTCCAGGGCCGGCCGACCGCCGGCAACGCGCCCTACGAGGTGCCGCTGGTCGAGGGCTGGCGGATCTTCCAGGCGGCCTTGCGCCACGGGTCCGGGCTGGCGCGGCGCGCCCGCTACGTCATGTCCCACGCGACGGGCAAAATCGAGGTGTCGCTGGTCACCGACGACAGCATCTACCTGCGCTATCACCAGGCGAAGGACCCCACCAACCTCGGCCGGGTGATGCACGCGCGGCGCGACGACCGGGCCGCCTGGATGGACGAGCTCGATTACCGGTTCCAGCCCCTCGTGTAG